One part of the Streptomyces sp. AM 2-1-1 genome encodes these proteins:
- a CDS encoding TIGR04222 domain-containing membrane protein, with protein sequence MVWLMCLLIAWGAAALSCLRLCLAAARAAHPPARPSDGSPGRPGPAPYDLNLYETAFLAGGPERVADLVLVSMHLRRSLLLAHTGWATVVDPRGRDDVERTVIRAIGPDGQSRIAPVRAAAASAEPVRALADRLVAAGLAVPHALRGATAAALGEVRRAAVLIVVLALASVLLPGPSYSPGGPALVWFLLPLVLVAGCLLIVRIENHPNSPWASPAGQEWLDALGTSGPGRGAHRSLPAAVAVRGLRAVRDPLLRAALTGRRSRQPGPAS encoded by the coding sequence ATGGTCTGGTTGATGTGTCTGCTGATCGCGTGGGGCGCGGCGGCGCTCTCCTGTCTGCGGCTCTGTCTCGCCGCCGCCAGGGCCGCGCACCCGCCGGCCCGCCCGTCCGACGGCTCCCCCGGCCGGCCGGGCCCGGCGCCGTACGACTTGAACCTGTACGAGACGGCCTTCCTGGCCGGCGGGCCGGAGCGCGTCGCGGACCTGGTGCTGGTCTCCATGCACCTGCGGCGGAGCCTGCTGCTGGCCCACACCGGCTGGGCCACGGTGGTGGACCCGCGGGGCCGGGACGACGTCGAACGCACCGTGATCCGGGCCATCGGTCCCGACGGCCAGTCACGGATCGCTCCGGTACGGGCCGCGGCCGCGTCGGCCGAGCCGGTACGGGCGCTCGCCGACCGCCTGGTGGCGGCCGGGCTGGCGGTGCCGCACGCGCTGCGCGGCGCGACGGCGGCGGCGCTGGGCGAGGTGCGGCGGGCGGCGGTGCTGATCGTGGTGCTGGCCCTCGCCTCCGTGCTGCTGCCGGGTCCGTCGTACTCGCCCGGCGGACCGGCGCTCGTCTGGTTCCTGCTGCCGCTGGTACTCGTGGCCGGCTGCCTGCTCATCGTGCGGATCGAGAACCATCCGAACAGCCCGTGGGCCTCCCCCGCCGGTCAGGAGTGGCTCGACGCGCTGGGGACCTCCGGTCCGGGGCGCGGTGCCCACCGGAGCCTGCCGGCCGCCGTCGCGGTCCGGGGCCTGCGGGCCGTACGGGATCCGCTGCTCCGTGCCGCCCTGACGGGCCGTCGCTCCCGGCAGCCGGGTCCCGCCTCCTGA
- a CDS encoding AIM24 family protein has protein sequence MKSDLFSSEHMAQQATVPGMTLQNAKSVKYAVSGEMQARQGSMIAFRGDLQFERKGQGIGGMLKRAVTGEGLPLMAVRGQGEAWFAHEAQNCFIVEMEQGDVLTINGRNVLCFDSTLAYEIKTVKGAGMTGGGLFNSVFSGHGKLGLICDGHPIVIPVTPGAPVCVDTDAVVGWSAQLSTSLHRSQSFGSMVRGGSGEAVQLRLDGEGFVIVRPSELKPEKNTSS, from the coding sequence ATGAAGAGCGATCTCTTTTCCAGTGAGCACATGGCGCAGCAGGCGACCGTCCCCGGTATGACGCTGCAGAACGCCAAGTCGGTCAAGTACGCGGTCAGCGGGGAGATGCAAGCGCGTCAGGGGTCGATGATCGCTTTCCGCGGCGATCTCCAGTTCGAGCGCAAGGGCCAGGGGATAGGCGGCATGCTCAAGCGTGCCGTCACCGGTGAGGGGCTGCCGCTGATGGCGGTCCGGGGGCAGGGCGAGGCGTGGTTCGCGCACGAGGCGCAGAACTGTTTCATCGTCGAGATGGAGCAGGGCGACGTGCTCACCATCAACGGCCGCAACGTCCTCTGCTTCGACTCCACGCTCGCGTACGAGATCAAGACGGTGAAGGGCGCCGGCATGACCGGTGGCGGCCTCTTCAACAGCGTCTTCAGTGGTCACGGGAAGCTGGGACTGATCTGCGACGGCCACCCGATCGTGATACCCGTCACGCCCGGGGCGCCGGTCTGCGTCGACACGGACGCGGTCGTCGGCTGGAGCGCGCAGCTGTCCACCTCGCTGCACCGCTCCCAGAGCTTCGGTTCGATGGTCCGGGGCGGCTCGGGCGAGGCCGTTCAGCTGCGGCTGGACGGTGAGGGATTCGTCATCGTGCGCCCGAGCG
- a CDS encoding DUF692 domain-containing protein, translating into MRLGVGIGWRPEIADAVEALEGVEWVEAVAENLCADHLPDSLVRLRERGVTVVPHGVALGLGGAERPDPRRLADLAARVRLLGAPLVTEHLAFVRAGGPLTGSPALEAGHLLPVPRTWDALDVLCENVRIAQDALPVPLALENIAALVNWPGEELTEGQFLAELVERTGVRLLIDVANLHTNHVNRGEVPASALDELPVEAIAYVHVAGGVEKDGVWHDTHAHPVTAPVLDVLAELRSRVDPPGVLLERDDDFPPAEELAGELALIASTLGAARPTGRTAPISAPLTRRDGGPAGGTAGVRERLAGAQAGLLASLVAGAPVPPGFDGERLGVQSRALAAKRAGVVAKVAPELPEILGASYRAAFLRYAEGRPPASGYRRDALAFAEHLLVTGEPADGAARLRLTHWWQERAGARPPLRATRLVRAARAAFRTSTTTLRSGGN; encoded by the coding sequence ATGAGGCTCGGTGTGGGGATCGGCTGGCGTCCGGAGATCGCGGACGCGGTCGAGGCGCTGGAGGGCGTCGAGTGGGTGGAGGCCGTCGCGGAGAATCTCTGCGCGGACCATCTGCCCGACTCGCTGGTACGGCTGCGGGAGCGGGGCGTCACGGTCGTGCCGCACGGGGTGGCGCTGGGCCTCGGCGGTGCCGAGCGCCCCGATCCCCGGCGGCTGGCGGACCTGGCGGCACGCGTGCGGTTGCTCGGCGCACCGCTGGTGACGGAGCACCTCGCGTTCGTACGGGCCGGGGGGCCGCTCACCGGTTCGCCCGCCCTGGAGGCGGGCCATCTGCTGCCCGTACCCCGGACCTGGGACGCGCTGGACGTGCTCTGCGAGAACGTGCGGATCGCCCAGGACGCGCTGCCGGTGCCGCTGGCGCTGGAGAACATCGCGGCGCTGGTCAACTGGCCGGGCGAGGAGCTGACGGAGGGGCAGTTCCTGGCCGAACTGGTCGAGCGGACCGGGGTCCGGCTGCTGATCGACGTGGCCAACCTCCACACCAACCACGTCAACCGGGGCGAGGTCCCCGCCTCGGCACTGGACGAACTGCCGGTGGAGGCCATCGCCTACGTCCACGTGGCGGGCGGTGTCGAGAAGGACGGCGTCTGGCACGACACGCACGCCCACCCGGTGACGGCCCCGGTGCTCGACGTCCTGGCGGAACTGCGCTCCCGGGTGGACCCGCCCGGTGTGCTGCTCGAACGCGACGACGACTTCCCTCCCGCCGAGGAGCTGGCGGGCGAACTCGCCCTGATCGCCAGCACGTTGGGGGCAGCCCGTCCCACGGGCCGTACGGCGCCCATCTCGGCCCCGCTCACGCGCCGGGACGGGGGACCGGCCGGGGGCACCGCCGGGGTCCGGGAGCGGTTGGCGGGGGCGCAGGCCGGTCTGCTCGCCTCGCTCGTGGCCGGCGCTCCCGTCCCTCCGGGCTTCGACGGTGAGCGGCTGGGCGTGCAGAGCCGGGCGCTCGCCGCCAAGCGGGCCGGTGTCGTCGCGAAGGTGGCGCCGGAGCTGCCGGAGATCCTGGGCGCGAGCTACCGCGCGGCGTTCCTCCGTTACGCCGAGGGCCGTCCGCCGGCCTCCGGGTACCGGAGGGATGCGCTCGCCTTCGCCGAACACCTGCTGGTCACGGGCGAACCCGCCGACGGGGCGGCCCGGCTGCGGCTGACCCACTGGTGGCAGGAGCGCGCGGGGGCGCGCCCGCCACTACGCGCCACCCGGCTCGTCCGTGCGGCGCGGGCCGCGTTCCGCACGTCCACCACCACGCTCAGGTCCGGGGGGAACTGA
- the hemQ gene encoding hydrogen peroxide-dependent heme synthase, which translates to MSAPEKIPNAGKKAKDLNEVIRYTLWSVFKLRDVLPDDRTGYADEVQELFDQLAAKDITVRGTYDLSGLRADADLMIWWHAETSDELQDAYNLFRRTRLGRALEPVWSNMALHRPAEFNKSHVPAFLADETPRDYISVYPFVRSYDWYLLPDEDRRRMLSDHGKMARGFPDVRANTVASFSLGDYEWILAFEADELYRIVDLMRHLRASEARMHVREEVPFYTGRRKAVADLVAGLA; encoded by the coding sequence ATGAGTGCGCCTGAGAAGATCCCGAACGCCGGTAAGAAGGCCAAGGACCTCAACGAGGTCATCCGCTACACCCTCTGGTCCGTCTTCAAGCTGCGCGACGTCCTGCCGGACGACCGCACGGGCTACGCCGACGAGGTCCAGGAGCTGTTCGACCAGCTCGCCGCCAAGGACATCACCGTCCGGGGCACCTACGACCTCTCCGGTCTGCGCGCCGACGCCGACCTGATGATCTGGTGGCACGCCGAGACCTCGGACGAGCTCCAGGACGCGTACAACCTCTTCCGGCGCACCAGGCTGGGCCGCGCGCTGGAGCCGGTCTGGTCGAACATGGCGCTGCACCGCCCCGCCGAGTTCAACAAGTCGCACGTCCCGGCGTTCCTCGCCGACGAGACACCGCGCGACTACATCAGCGTCTACCCGTTCGTGCGCAGTTACGACTGGTACCTGCTGCCGGACGAGGACCGCCGCCGGATGCTCTCCGACCACGGCAAGATGGCCCGCGGCTTCCCCGACGTCCGCGCCAACACCGTGGCCTCGTTCTCGCTCGGCGACTACGAGTGGATCCTCGCCTTCGAGGCCGACGAGCTCTACCGGATCGTCGACCTCATGCGCCACCTGCGGGCCTCCGAGGCGCGGATGCACGTGCGCGAGGAAGTACCGTTCTACACCGGTCGCCGCAAGGCGGTCGCCGACCTCGTCGCGGGTCTCGCGTAG
- a CDS encoding aminoacyl-tRNA hydrolase: MSSNDIPDAATAPAAVSPASPAEAAGRPPEESPFRSGPTPRDEAPQFVLPLVVHIEKTDPPARTDALRTAARAVLTILADDRALGEGEWARAMRDWQDARIRKVVRRARGAEWRKASTLPGITVTGDGAEVRVYPPVPLDGWPKELAKLQVSGTDLDDPEPPSAPDLTGPVLWLNPELDMSAGKTMAQAGHGAQLAWWELTDAERKEWREADFALSVATPDAETWRRLTVSGLPVVRDAGFTEIAPGSCTVVADHPALRARTAG, from the coding sequence GTGAGCAGCAACGACATCCCCGACGCCGCGACGGCACCGGCCGCCGTCTCCCCCGCTTCCCCGGCCGAGGCCGCCGGCCGGCCTCCGGAGGAGAGCCCCTTCCGGAGCGGGCCGACCCCGCGCGACGAGGCACCGCAGTTCGTGCTGCCGCTGGTGGTGCACATCGAGAAGACCGATCCGCCCGCCCGTACCGACGCGCTCCGGACGGCGGCCCGTGCGGTGCTCACGATCCTCGCCGACGACCGCGCGCTGGGCGAGGGCGAGTGGGCGCGGGCGATGCGGGACTGGCAGGACGCCCGGATACGCAAGGTGGTGCGGCGGGCCCGGGGCGCGGAGTGGCGCAAGGCGTCCACGCTGCCGGGGATCACGGTCACCGGGGACGGCGCGGAGGTACGCGTCTATCCGCCGGTGCCGCTCGACGGCTGGCCGAAGGAGCTGGCGAAACTGCAGGTCTCGGGCACGGATCTGGACGATCCCGAGCCGCCCTCCGCGCCGGACCTCACCGGCCCTGTCCTGTGGCTCAACCCGGAGCTCGACATGTCGGCGGGCAAGACGATGGCGCAGGCCGGCCACGGTGCGCAGCTCGCCTGGTGGGAGCTGACGGACGCGGAGCGCAAGGAGTGGCGGGAGGCGGACTTCGCGCTCTCGGTGGCCACCCCGGACGCGGAGACCTGGCGCCGCCTCACCGTCAGCGGACTGCCCGTGGTGCGCGACGCCGGGTTCACCGAGATCGCCCCCGGTTCCTGCACGGTGGTCGCGGACCACCCGGCGCTGCGCGCGCGTACGGCGGGCTGA
- a CDS encoding carbohydrate kinase — MTSSAASPSPRTPRAPVTVIGEAVADAFVGATAPDGSTPLTVHPGGGPANTAVALARLGTPVRFAGRLSKGPLGTLLRERLAGSGVDLTRSVTSDRPATLALARIDEDGGASYDFYAEGTADWQWTADELTTALTAAPPSVCVHTGSLALALPPGCTAIEAALEHARRTATVCVDPNVRPTVVDVALVRSRLPHWCALADIVRVSADDVEFLMPGTGPDEAADRLLAAGAGLAVVTLGGDGALARTRDLDVRVRAPAVDVVDTIGAGDAFTAGLLHRLAADGVLGGRLEGLTASALRDATGFAVAVAARTCAVAGAQPPYAAEMERPG; from the coding sequence ATGACGTCGTCCGCCGCCTCCCCCTCGCCCCGTACCCCGCGGGCCCCCGTCACCGTCATCGGTGAGGCCGTCGCCGACGCCTTCGTGGGGGCGACCGCCCCGGACGGCTCGACCCCGCTGACCGTCCACCCGGGCGGCGGACCCGCGAACACCGCCGTGGCGCTCGCCCGGCTCGGCACCCCCGTCCGCTTCGCGGGCCGCCTCTCGAAGGGCCCGCTCGGCACCCTGCTGCGCGAGCGGCTCGCCGGCAGCGGCGTGGACCTCACCCGCTCCGTCACCAGCGACCGCCCGGCGACCCTCGCGCTCGCGCGGATCGACGAAGACGGCGGCGCCTCCTACGACTTCTACGCCGAGGGCACCGCGGACTGGCAGTGGACGGCGGACGAACTCACCACCGCCCTGACCGCCGCCCCGCCCTCCGTCTGCGTCCACACCGGCAGCCTGGCCCTCGCGCTCCCGCCGGGCTGCACCGCGATCGAAGCGGCCCTGGAACACGCCCGGCGGACCGCCACCGTCTGCGTCGACCCCAACGTGCGGCCCACCGTCGTCGACGTGGCGCTGGTCCGCTCCCGGCTGCCGCACTGGTGCGCCCTGGCCGACATCGTCCGGGTCAGCGCCGACGACGTGGAGTTCCTGATGCCGGGGACGGGACCGGACGAGGCCGCCGACCGGCTGCTCGCGGCCGGGGCCGGACTCGCCGTGGTGACCCTCGGCGGCGACGGCGCCCTCGCCCGGACCCGCGACCTCGACGTCCGGGTTCGGGCTCCGGCGGTGGACGTGGTCGACACGATCGGCGCCGGGGACGCCTTCACCGCCGGGCTGCTGCACCGTCTCGCGGCGGACGGGGTGCTGGGTGGCCGGCTGGAGGGGCTGACCGCCTCCGCACTGCGGGACGCGACGGGGTTCGCCGTCGCGGTGGCCGCCCGCACCTGCGCCGTCGCGGGCGCTCAGCCGCCGTACGCCGCCGAGATGGAGCGGCCCGGCTGA
- a CDS encoding DUF4349 domain-containing protein — MQSAHRVQQHPQLPRHAARRAGARTAALAAGVLVVLLAVGGCGANASGGSQKSAADGKEAAVQDEGGGVRAPAGPEASDRSGSAVNGKAADQSAAAATHVIRTTVMSIEVKSVPSAVAAARSAAEDSGGVVESETTERVDDTHEASHLVLRVPEDRYQEVLKRLTGAGRLLSRTSEAKDVTDQVVDVQSRIATQRASVERVRALMEKAERLSDVVALEGQLSSRQADLESLLAQRATLADRTSLATVTLDLNEPEGPSALDEDGDPGFGDAVSGGWHAFVTTLRWIAMGIGALAPFLAAVALLAVVWRLAVRRRRVPAAADPSARPSSAAADQDGEVDAAGGVGAAGEADADAPEGARPRP, encoded by the coding sequence ATGCAGTCCGCGCACAGAGTCCAGCAACACCCGCAACTCCCGCGGCATGCGGCGCGACGGGCCGGCGCGCGTACCGCGGCCCTCGCGGCCGGGGTGCTCGTCGTCCTGCTCGCGGTGGGCGGCTGCGGCGCGAACGCGAGCGGCGGGTCGCAGAAGTCCGCCGCGGACGGCAAGGAGGCCGCCGTCCAGGACGAGGGCGGCGGCGTGCGGGCGCCGGCCGGCCCGGAGGCGTCGGACCGTTCGGGGTCCGCCGTGAACGGGAAGGCGGCGGACCAGAGCGCCGCTGCGGCCACCCACGTCATCCGCACCACGGTGATGTCCATCGAGGTGAAGAGCGTCCCGTCGGCCGTCGCGGCCGCCCGGTCCGCCGCCGAGGACAGTGGCGGCGTGGTGGAGAGCGAGACGACCGAGCGGGTGGACGACACCCACGAGGCCTCGCACCTGGTGCTGCGCGTCCCCGAGGACCGGTACCAGGAGGTGCTGAAGCGGCTGACGGGTGCGGGCAGGCTGCTGTCGCGCACCTCGGAGGCGAAGGACGTCACCGACCAGGTCGTGGACGTCCAGAGCCGCATCGCGACCCAGCGGGCGAGCGTGGAGCGGGTCCGCGCCCTGATGGAGAAGGCGGAGCGGCTCAGCGACGTCGTCGCTCTGGAGGGCCAGTTGAGCAGCCGGCAGGCCGACCTGGAGTCCCTGCTGGCCCAGCGGGCCACCCTGGCCGACCGTACGTCGCTGGCGACGGTCACCCTCGATCTCAACGAGCCCGAGGGCCCGTCAGCCCTCGACGAGGACGGGGATCCCGGTTTCGGGGACGCGGTGAGCGGTGGGTGGCACGCGTTCGTGACGACGCTGCGGTGGATCGCGATGGGGATCGGTGCGCTCGCCCCGTTCCTCGCGGCCGTCGCCCTGCTCGCGGTGGTCTGGCGGCTGGCGGTCCGCCGTCGCCGCGTCCCCGCCGCCGCGGATCCTTCCGCGCGTCCCTCCTCCGCGGCGGCGGACCAGGACGGTGAGGTGGACGCGGCCGGTGGAGTGGGCGCGGCCGGCGAGGCGGACGCGGACGCTCCGGAGGGGGCGCGGCCCCGTCCGTGA
- a CDS encoding TIGR04222 domain-containing membrane protein gives MNLLALLVTFAVAVSCVLLLSSRTGRHAGPDSAVYDLYEAAFLSGGPARVVDTALTALHTDGRVAVGGPGIISVLRTEARDPVERAVFHELALAPNGALHLLRLAVMQHPAVQEIGDGLAARGLLARPEETRSRRRRASLLGVLCLVLLPVSIIATVLQYASLDGFATPFPFIFKVLPALVVGAVTGVVVTQNARARITAAGRAANGAYLRSLTYGASPAQLVAASGPRAVPDQVLRDQLIAAARYPSPGAPRRGGSSSAHRPGHPHAGSDNGLAGAAMVPVVWCAGSGPGGGSCGSSSGSSCGAGGGGGSGCGGGSSSCGSSGSSCGGSSSSCGGGSSSSCGGGSSCGGGSS, from the coding sequence ATGAACCTGCTCGCTCTCCTGGTGACGTTCGCCGTCGCCGTCTCCTGCGTCCTCCTCCTCTCCTCGCGGACCGGCCGGCACGCCGGTCCTGACAGTGCGGTGTACGACCTCTACGAGGCGGCGTTCCTGAGCGGAGGCCCGGCGAGGGTCGTGGACACCGCGCTCACCGCTCTCCACACGGACGGGCGCGTCGCGGTCGGCGGGCCGGGCATCATCTCCGTCCTGCGGACGGAGGCCCGGGACCCGGTGGAGCGCGCCGTCTTCCACGAGCTGGCGCTCGCCCCGAACGGGGCGCTGCACCTTCTGCGCCTGGCGGTCATGCAGCACCCCGCCGTGCAGGAGATCGGTGACGGACTGGCCGCCCGGGGTCTGCTGGCCCGTCCGGAGGAGACGCGGTCCCGCCGCCGCCGGGCCTCCCTCCTGGGCGTGCTCTGCCTCGTGCTCCTCCCCGTCTCGATCATCGCGACCGTCCTCCAGTACGCGTCGCTGGACGGCTTCGCCACCCCGTTCCCGTTCATCTTCAAGGTGCTGCCCGCGCTCGTCGTCGGTGCGGTGACCGGGGTGGTGGTGACGCAGAACGCCCGTGCCCGGATCACCGCTGCGGGGCGGGCGGCGAACGGTGCGTACCTGCGGTCGCTCACCTACGGCGCGTCGCCCGCGCAGCTGGTGGCGGCCTCCGGCCCGCGGGCGGTGCCCGATCAGGTTCTGCGGGACCAGTTGATCGCTGCCGCGCGATACCCGTCGCCGGGGGCGCCCCGTCGGGGCGGATCCTCCTCGGCGCACCGTCCGGGGCACCCTCACGCCGGGTCCGACAACGGTCTGGCGGGTGCCGCGATGGTGCCCGTCGTGTGGTGTGCGGGGTCGGGCCCGGGTGGCGGCAGCTGCGGTTCGTCCTCCGGTTCGAGCTGCGGTGCGGGCGGGGGCGGCGGGTCCGGCTGCGGCGGAGGAAGCTCCAGCTGCGGGAGTTCGGGGTCCAGTTGCGGCGGGAGCAGCTCCAGTTGCGGTGGTGGGAGCAGCTCCAGCTGCGGCGGGGGGTCCAGCTGCGGGGGCGGGAGCAGCTGA
- a CDS encoding alpha/beta hydrolase, with protein MLLAALPAAPVAAAPAAAAAEVRQGAGAAETIGTMIAAARARARGIAFGDCPEREMLPASLRCGTFTVPLDYARPLGPQTELAVSRRAATGDAPERQGALVYHPGGPGAASITFPLLGEWAAWRKTARAYDLVGYAPRGVAPSPALSCRPPGEAAETPTASPEHPSPAEKRARIARARTYADGCLRAAGPALRHYSSLDGARDLEVLRAALGEERLTFMGTDQGAYVGALYATLFPSHVRRMVFDSPPDVRRLGYRSGPARARALESRFEDFLSWIARHDAVYGLGTTPGAVRSRYDRMRDEVARKPAGGTVGPGRLQAAFLGAVAYDDYWAVRAAALSAYAQGDPEPLIAQASPRPYTAKGDENADAVRTAVGCNDGRWPADWRVWDRDHTELARSAPFAAWAEAWATLPCASWPGPRHRPLDVRTGRGGLPPVLILAAERDGVTPYAGAVELRRRLRGAALVTERGAGSHGIGGGENTCVNGHLETYLLTGRVPGTDTGCAPHREPNPVSLHRAVPRGDDGPEHLRRGRAAF; from the coding sequence ATGCTCCTCGCCGCGCTGCCCGCCGCGCCCGTCGCGGCCGCCCCCGCCGCGGCGGCGGCCGAGGTGCGTCAGGGAGCAGGGGCGGCCGAGACCATCGGGACGATGATCGCCGCCGCCCGGGCCCGGGCGCGGGGCATCGCCTTCGGCGACTGCCCGGAGCGCGAGATGCTGCCCGCGTCGCTGCGGTGCGGGACCTTCACCGTGCCGCTCGACTACGCGCGCCCGCTGGGGCCGCAGACCGAACTCGCCGTCAGCCGCCGCGCCGCCACCGGTGACGCGCCCGAGCGCCAGGGCGCGCTGGTGTACCACCCGGGTGGTCCGGGGGCCGCGAGCATCACCTTTCCCCTGCTGGGGGAATGGGCGGCCTGGCGGAAGACCGCCCGCGCCTACGACCTCGTCGGCTACGCCCCGCGCGGTGTCGCCCCGTCGCCCGCGCTGTCCTGCCGGCCTCCCGGGGAGGCGGCGGAGACACCCACCGCGTCACCTGAGCACCCCTCCCCCGCGGAGAAGCGGGCCCGGATCGCCCGCGCGAGGACGTACGCGGACGGGTGCCTCCGCGCCGCCGGGCCCGCGCTGCGCCACTACTCCTCCCTGGACGGCGCCCGTGATCTGGAGGTGCTGCGGGCCGCGCTGGGCGAGGAGCGGCTGACCTTCATGGGCACCGACCAGGGGGCCTACGTGGGGGCGTTGTACGCCACGCTCTTCCCCTCCCACGTGCGCCGGATGGTCTTCGACTCGCCCCCGGACGTGCGGCGGCTCGGCTACCGTTCCGGGCCGGCCCGGGCGCGGGCGCTGGAGTCCCGTTTCGAGGACTTCCTCTCCTGGATCGCCCGCCACGACGCGGTCTACGGCCTGGGGACGACGCCGGGTGCGGTGCGGAGCCGGTACGACCGGATGCGGGACGAGGTGGCGCGAAAACCGGCGGGCGGGACGGTCGGGCCGGGCCGGCTCCAGGCGGCCTTCCTGGGCGCCGTGGCCTACGACGACTACTGGGCGGTGCGGGCCGCCGCCCTCTCCGCGTACGCGCAGGGCGATCCGGAGCCGCTGATCGCACAGGCCTCCCCCCGGCCGTACACGGCGAAGGGCGACGAGAACGCCGACGCGGTCCGTACGGCGGTGGGGTGCAACGACGGGCGGTGGCCTGCCGACTGGCGCGTCTGGGACCGCGACCACACGGAGTTGGCCCGCTCCGCCCCGTTCGCCGCCTGGGCGGAGGCCTGGGCCACGCTGCCGTGCGCGTCGTGGCCGGGGCCCCGGCACCGGCCGCTCGACGTGCGGACCGGTCGGGGCGGGCTGCCGCCGGTACTGATCCTGGCGGCGGAGCGCGACGGGGTGACGCCGTACGCGGGCGCGGTGGAGCTGCGGCGGCGGCTGCGCGGGGCGGCGCTGGTCACCGAGCGGGGCGCGGGCTCGCACGGCATCGGGGGCGGTGAGAACACCTGTGTCAACGGCCATCTGGAGACGTACCTCCTGACGGGCCGGGTGCCCGGGACGGACACCGGGTGCGCGCCGCACCGGGAGCCGAACCCGGTCTCGCTCCACCGCGCCGTCCCCCGGGGCGACGACGGGCCGGAGCACCTCCGGCGGGGCCGAGCCGCCTTCTGA
- the hemG gene encoding protoporphyrinogen oxidase, translating to MQGSEQHAHATPPHVVVVGGGIAGLAAAHRLLGSGVRVTLLEASGRLGGKLMTGEVAGVQVDLGAESMLARRPEAVGLARDAGLGDRLQPPATAAASLWTRGALRPMPKGHVMGVPGDPEALREVLSPEGVARIAQERELTPTAVGDDVAIGAYVADRLGREVVDRLVEPLLGGVYAGDAYRISLRAALPQLFDVAREGGPLLDGVRRVQERAAARQADGPVFQGITGGLGTLPGAVADAVRAGGGEILTATPVLGLSRTAAGWDVRTDTRVVSADGIVLATPAWSASTLLAAESPGASAELAGVEYASMALITMAFRRTDAEAVHALRGRSGFLVPPVDGHTIKAATFSSNKWQWVADAAPDLFVLRTSVGRYGDEAHLHREDDELVAVSRRDIAAATGLTAEPVGTTVTRWIGGLPQYPVGHLAKVARIRAEVAKLPALRVCGAVYDGVGIPACVQSARRAADEVAAEVTGSAATGTAGEIIATPTLVRGTEDEAGQ from the coding sequence ATGCAGGGTTCTGAACAGCACGCGCACGCCACCCCCCCGCACGTCGTCGTCGTCGGCGGCGGGATCGCCGGACTGGCCGCCGCCCACCGGCTGCTCGGCAGCGGAGTACGGGTCACCCTCCTGGAAGCCTCCGGGCGCCTCGGCGGAAAGCTCATGACCGGCGAGGTCGCGGGCGTCCAGGTCGACCTCGGCGCCGAATCGATGCTCGCCCGGCGCCCGGAAGCGGTCGGTCTGGCCCGGGACGCCGGACTCGGTGACCGCCTGCAGCCGCCCGCCACGGCCGCCGCCTCCCTCTGGACCCGCGGCGCGCTCCGCCCGATGCCCAAGGGCCACGTCATGGGCGTGCCGGGCGACCCGGAGGCGCTGCGCGAGGTGCTTTCGCCCGAGGGCGTCGCCCGTATCGCCCAGGAGCGCGAGCTGACCCCCACCGCCGTGGGCGACGACGTCGCGATCGGCGCGTACGTCGCGGACCGGCTCGGCCGCGAGGTCGTCGACCGGCTCGTGGAGCCGCTGCTCGGCGGCGTGTACGCGGGCGACGCGTACCGGATCTCCCTGCGGGCCGCCCTGCCGCAGCTCTTCGACGTCGCCCGCGAGGGAGGCCCGCTCCTCGACGGGGTGCGCCGCGTCCAAGAGCGGGCCGCCGCCCGGCAGGCGGACGGCCCCGTCTTCCAGGGGATCACCGGTGGTCTCGGCACCCTCCCCGGCGCGGTGGCCGACGCGGTGCGCGCCGGCGGCGGCGAGATCCTCACCGCCACCCCGGTGCTCGGCCTCTCCCGTACCGCAGCGGGGTGGGACGTCCGTACGGACACCCGGGTCGTCTCCGCCGACGGCATCGTCCTCGCCACCCCCGCCTGGTCCGCCTCCACCCTGCTGGCGGCCGAGTCCCCGGGCGCCTCCGCCGAGCTGGCGGGCGTCGAGTACGCCTCGATGGCCCTGATCACCATGGCGTTCCGCCGCACGGACGCCGAGGCGGTCCACGCGCTGCGCGGCCGCTCCGGCTTCCTGGTGCCCCCGGTCGACGGCCACACGATCAAGGCCGCCACCTTCTCCAGCAACAAGTGGCAGTGGGTCGCCGACGCGGCCCCCGACCTCTTCGTCCTCCGCACCTCGGTCGGCCGGTACGGCGACGAGGCCCACCTGCACCGCGAGGACGACGAACTCGTCGCCGTCTCCCGCCGCGACATCGCCGCGGCGACCGGGCTCACCGCGGAGCCGGTCGGCACCACCGTCACCCGGTGGATCGGCGGCCTGCCGCAGTACCCGGTCGGCCACCTCGCCAAGGTCGCCCGCATCCGCGCGGAGGTCGCGAAGCTGCCCGCCCTGCGGGTCTGCGGCGCGGTCTACGACGGCGTCGGCATTCCGGCCTGCGTCCAGAGCGCCCGGCGCGCCGCCGACGAGGTCGCCGCCGAGGTGACGGGGAGCGCCGCGACCGGCACGGCGGGGGAGATCATCGCCACGCCGACCCTGGTTCGGGGCACCGAAGACGAGGCGGGACAATAG